A region of the Scatophagus argus isolate fScaArg1 chromosome 6, fScaArg1.pri, whole genome shotgun sequence genome:
aatgcgataaaattgtcccccccctccattagccggctgatgtgcccttgagcaaggcacttaacccccccaatatgctccccgggtgcttgatgctgcccactgctcctgtgtgtgtttcactgcgtgtaatttgccgggtgttgcatgtgtgtgttcaactaaggatgggtcaagTGCAGAAGACGAatccagtgtgtgtatgtaaaaatatatatactgtcaataaagctgattcttcttcttcttcttcttcttctttccttaaCAGATTGGGAATCAGGgttttcctgtttaaaacaCCATACTTAGAAAGAAATTGTTGTATAACTGAGACTGGATGTAAACACACTCATGTTGTCATTCCCTTCTGCAAAAGAGTCCATCATGTGACATCCATGTAGCagggaaatgaaatgttgtttgtCACTTGGCCACATGAAATAGGGAACAGGgaacttttcatttcactgctaTATGGATGATACACAGCCAGTAAAGAAGACACAAACCTCTCCAAATCTCTTACAAATTGTccaacagacatgaaaaaataagtaTCAGCAGATTTTCTTGAATTAAATTCAGATAAAACGGATCCTTAGCAATCTACAGTACATCCTAATGTAATATTGTGTCATGGTTGTTTTTAACTTAATGTCAGACCAAATGTCAGGAATCTGGGAGTGTTTTTTGACTCAAATCTAACTTTTCAAAAAGCACACCAGTAAGGTCATCCAGACTTGCTATGGCCATCTCAGGAATATTGTATGAATGCGACCAATGCTCAGTTTTAATGACTCCCAAACTAtcattcatgcttttatttaatcAAGGCTGCATTACTTTAATAGTCTTTTAACAAGTAGAAATCAGAGATCAGTCAACAGACtccaaactttaaaaaatgcaaGACAGTGAGACTCCTGACATGAACCGAAAAATGAGAACATGTAACTCCAGTTCTAATGTCCTTACACTGGCAGTCCATTTGTTTCAtgattgattttaagattttactaCATGGGCCACACTGCACTTTATTCTTGATGCTGCACTTGCGTCTCGCACATTCACCCACTGATTTAATATGTTATTCTGGTGTTTTACTTATGGCTTTATGGTCCTCTGTTCTGTTAAGTTTCATTTCCTCATGACTTACTCCTGATCAGTTCatacattttgtgtattttattttatgcttatttttctgttgcaaAGTACTTTGTCATGTTGGTTTTGATAAGTGCTATCCAAATAAaccatgttattattattataaatccTGCTTTGTATGCCTTAAAGTGATTGGAGAGAACGTACGCTTTTATACAATCGGGTACGCATCCTTAACAAGAGGAAAATATGTTGTGTGGTCTGCTATTATTTTTACCACCAGAGGTCGCTGTACACCACAGGATGTGGCGCTGAACGTTTGGGAAACgaaagagagagtgatgaaGAAGGATGTAGGAATTCACCTTCGGTTGAGGTGAACCTCAGGTGTGAGATGTGATCACCTCCCGCCATCTTTGCTCTGGTTTGAAAACTattttctgtaaaacaaaactgtcaccAGGCCTGTTGTGGATGGCTTATTGCAAATGTGTTCTGGAAACTAACAACATATTATaggagtttttaaaaaaaatgctcctaAATGAGTTGGCCAGGTTGGCTTAAGAGCTGGTGGTGAAGAAGGTGGGGCAGACCTCTTCAAGACAAACCAAACTTAAGGGGTTGAAGGCAGGTTGACTGACTGCCACATGGATTGTGTTTGAGTCAAACCAGGTGAGCTGAGTCTTCCACCAAGCTTCGTTCAACCTGATTTGCccgttttttttcttgtcatttgtgtgtctctgtagtCCTCATTATTTCAGTCCCCATCTGTTTCCTGGCTGAGAACATCCACGACTTAAGTTTCACTCTGATGTCTGTCGTCAAAGGAAGCGCCGCCTCTCAATTACTGGACTGGACTCTTGCCTTCAGTGTGATGGAGTTGCTCGGCTTGTAATGCGGGCAGCATCGCATTTTTGTATCTTGAGAAACCTCTGCGGTGGCGTAGGTTTTTAGGGATTGTGCTACGGCTGGTTGTGGAACCTGTCTTATCGGCAAAACTCAGGACCACTGCCACGACCGTCACCATCTCCATTTGGTGTGCACATAGGCTACTATCAGGTCTGTCAAAACAAGATCTGGACTACTCACCAAGCGCCCACTTTGACCCTCCAGTATGTTCAGGTATTTACTGCTGAGTTCATTTAATTGTGTaaatttctttgtttaaaatggaTTATTATGTCTATATTTTAGACAGTTATCATTGAGGCAGTGCTTAAACCTTGTGATCAGTTGTGTTTCAACGTATAGTACATGTATGCATATCCTAAATAAACttatatttgctgtattttgtgcGAAATGTTGAGATTCAGGCGCGTTGTTTTGAAATACTTGGAATACTTGGAGTATTTCATTCTTCATAGCATGAGGATTAGCTATGTTAAATTATGCtatggaagaagtactcagatccttcACTGAGTCTGTTACTGTTTTGTTTAGCTGAGCAAATAGTGGTGTGACTACCACTTCTCCATTCAGTCACGCACCAAAGATATTTGTGCCGAGTGTCATGAAAAACGTTGAATATTTGCGTCCACGTATATGTTATGATGCATGACCATTTGACAATCAGCCATGATCCTATATGTTGAACTATATCATCGATTAATTTAGAAGTTTGTCCATTTAGTGATTAGTCATCACTGAAAAGCCTCTGAAGATGAGATTAAGACATCTCAATCTCACACTCggagacaaacaaaaactcacCCTGAACTTTGCCGCTGGGCGTGTGGAAAATAGCAGCAGTTGTGCACTGTCGTGACTTTAAGTAGCACTAATGGATTTCACTACAGTAGCCCCTGTTGAATGAATGTTGCTTGGCTGGACAGCCAGGCTCCTTCACATAAATGAGCTCTGGTATGTCATCAAACGGGTAGCCTGCCATAgaaaaatttgaatatttccaGTCTTTCAACCTTACCGGGAGACACTCCTCCGTTGACTTGAAATCCTTAATACTTGAGGAATTGAAAGTGATCCTCAACATATTAAGATGTATTAATGCAAAATCTCTTTTTTCTAACTGCAGAGTTTCAGTGACCAGAAGGTTCCAAGCAGGAACTTTCTTGTTGCTGTTGGGGACTCCTCTCTTCCTCGTTTACCTTTataaagacaatgaaaagaTATACAGAATCCAGTATGAGGGAGAAAGTAACAGTGAAATGAAGCCACCCACCAAAAACAACTCCTACGTATACTCCTGGCCAACATGTCAACAAAATACATCTGTTGCCAACATCACAAGCTTCAGCTCTCTTCCTGGTAGTATAAAAGATTTTCTCTACTATCAACACTGTCGCCATTTCCCCATGTTATTGGACCTTCCTGATAAATGTGGAGGAGCTGATAAATCAGCAGACGTCTTCCTGCTGTTGGTCATTAAAAGCTCTCCTGTGAACTATGATCGCAGAGAGGTGCTGCGCAGAACCTGGGCTAAAGAGAGGCTACACAGAGGTGTGTGGATCAGGAGGATCTTCATATCAGGAACAAATGATTCTGGATTTGAGAAACAGAGACTGAACAAACTACTGGAGTTGGAGCAACGTGACTACAACGATATCCTCCAATGGGACTTTAGTGACACACTCTTCAACCTCACCTTGAAGCAGATTCTCTTCCTGGAATGGATGGAAAGAAACTGTCCGAACGCTCGTTTCCTGCTGAATGGAGATGATGACGTCTTCgccaacacagacaacatggtGGAGTATCTCCAGAGCCTCAAGGATAATGATGGAAGCAAGCATCTCTTTTCTGGCCATCTGATCAGAAATGCAGGTCCTATGAGGTGGTCGGCGAGCAAATATTTCATCCCAGTTGAAGTGTACAAACCAAACTCATATCCCCCTTACTGTGGTGGAGGGGGCTTCCTCTTGTCTGGCTATACAGCTTCAGTCATATACAATATGTCCCAGTCCATCACCATCCTTCCCATTGATGATGTTTACATGGGGATGTGTCTGGCCAAAGCAGGACTTAGTCCTGTTTCTCATATGGGTGTGAAGACTTTAGGATTTCACATTCCCTCCAAACAACTAGATATACAAGACCCTTGCTTTTATAGAGACGTTTTAGTGGTACACAGATTCCTTCCGGCTCACATGTTTCTCATGTGGCGCAGAATACAAGACCCTAACCTGAGATGTGGTCCCTCCAAGAAAaggttttggcagcacaaaaaTTTGACCTTGAGGTGGTGATGAAGCTTGATGATACTTTGCTTCGTGTTCCTTCTCTTCTACATTGTGAGAGCAATTCATTTGTTGACTGTGATAAGATTTGATGACTCTCAGTGGCCAGCTTATTGCAGCAGCCAAACTCAGGCAAtctaataaaacaacaacaaacctaCCATTAAGTGACAGCTTAAGACGACTTTGTGTTTGTCGACACTTTCAGAGCAGTTGATTCGTCTCTATTTCCTTTCATTGTTTGTGGCGGCTGTTGTTTTGGGCcacatcacactgaaatgtttttatagAGTAATATTCTGATGATCTCATGAAGTGAATTAGAGACACAGGAAGCACCACTGCAGTCCACACATTGCAGTGTTAAAGTGTGTGGGCAACCAGTAACATACACCTGTAATTAAAGTGTAGTTGCAGGTTATGTGAACCGTAAAATAAAGCGGTTCTTAGCTCCCTGCATAGAATCACAATCGTCCAAAGTATTGGATTAGGGGGTAGCAGTATAgactatttaaatatttatgtcatCGTGTTATCAGAATGTCTTTTTGCTTTTCGTGTGACATTAACACtatattgtttttcttgttattgtttgtttgtgaacaACATGTCAGGTGACATAGTAGTCATAAGCTGGATGTGACATTGCACATACTTCCATGCACCAGAGGTTaagaaatatgttaaaaatCAGTCTAGAGGTTTGGGGGATTTTCCTTTAGTTGTCTGCACTGTTTGATCAAATCACAACTAAGTTGAATTTTTTACTAAATTTTACTGAAttatgctaaataaataaattaaataaaaacccCCACaatatttagaatttttttCGAACTcgaattttgatttttttattttatttatttgtgtttataatCAAGTTTTCAGGGATTTTAAAGGCTTTATCATGAGGttaattgcattttcttttct
Encoded here:
- the LOC124060596 gene encoding N-acetyllactosaminide beta-1,3-N-acetylglucosaminyltransferase 3-like isoform X3, giving the protein MFRVSVTRRFQAGTFLLLLGTPLFLVYLYKDNEKIYRIQYEGESNSEMKPPTKNNSYVYSWPTCQQNTSVANITSFSSLPGSIKDFLYYQHCRHFPMLLDLPDKCGGADKSADVFLLLVIKSSPVNYDRREVLRRTWAKERLHRGVWIRRIFISGTNDSGFEKQRLNKLLELEQRDYNDILQWDFSDTLFNLTLKQILFLEWMERNCPNARFLLNGDDDVFANTDNMVEYLQSLKDNDGSKHLFSGHLIRNAGPMRWSASKYFIPVEVYKPNSYPPYCGGGGFLLSGYTASVIYNMSQSITILPIDDVYMGMCLAKAGLSPVSHMGVKTLGFHIPSKQLDIQDPCFYRDVLVVHRFLPAHMFLMWRRIQDPNLRCGPSKKRFWQHKNLTLRW
- the LOC124060596 gene encoding N-acetyllactosaminide beta-1,3-N-acetylglucosaminyltransferase 3-like isoform X1; this translates as MFSTSMTRTVQAGTFLLLLGAPLFLVYIHRDAEKIYRIQYGGKSNSQMNSEMKPPTKNNSYVYSWPTCQQNTSVANITSFSSLPGSIKDFLYYQHCRHFPMLLDLPDKCGGADKSADVFLLLVIKSSPVNYDRREVLRRTWAKERLHRGVWIRRIFISGTNDSGFEKQRLNKLLELEQRDYNDILQWDFSDTLFNLTLKQILFLEWMERNCPNARFLLNGDDDVFANTDNMVEYLQSLKDNDGSKHLFSGHLIRNAGPMRWSASKYFIPVEVYKPNSYPPYCGGGGFLLSGYTASVIYNMSQSITILPIDDVYMGMCLAKAGLSPVSHMGVKTLGFHIPSKQLDIQDPCFYRDVLVVHRFLPAHMFLMWRRIQDPNLRCGPSKKRFWQHKNLTLRW
- the LOC124060596 gene encoding N-acetyllactosaminide beta-1,3-N-acetylglucosaminyltransferase 3-like isoform X2, producing MFSTSMTRTVQAGTFLLLLGAPLFLVYIHRDAEKIYRIQYGGKSNSQMNSEMKPPTKNNSYVYSWPTCQQNTSVANITSFSSLPGSIKDFLYYQHCRHFPMLLDLPDKCGGADKSADVFLLLVIKSSPVNYDRREVLRRTWAKERLHRGVWIRRIFISGTNDSGFEKQRLNKLLELEQRDYNDILQWDFSDTLFNLTLKQILFLEWMERNCPNARFLLNGDDDVFANTDNMVEYLQSLKDNDGSKHLFSGHLIRNAGPMRWSASKYFIPVEVYKPNSYPPYCGGGGFLLSGYTASVIYNMSQSITILPIDDVYMGMCLAKAGLSPVSHMGVKTLGFHIPSKQLDIQDPCFYRDVLVVHRFLPAHMFLMWRRIQDPNLRCGPSKKRFWQHKNLTLRW